From Halotia branconii CENA392, the proteins below share one genomic window:
- a CDS encoding type II toxin-antitoxin system HicB family antitoxin, giving the protein MKIKAIIHPAEEGGYWAEVPALPGCVTEGETIEEVIANLKDAIEGWLDVANSRSTVKSTDQVVEIAI; this is encoded by the coding sequence ATGAAAATTAAAGCAATCATTCATCCAGCAGAAGAAGGCGGCTATTGGGCAGAGGTTCCCGCGCTTCCCGGCTGTGTTACTGAAGGAGAAACAATAGAAGAAGTAATAGCTAATTTGAAAGATGCTATTGAAGGTTGGCTTGATGTTGCCAATAGTCGCAGTACAGTTAAGTCAACAGATCAAGTTGTCGAAATTGCTATATGA
- a CDS encoding iron uptake porin, with translation MSYHLLWKTLRLSPLVLGATVFVSASAMAAETAANSTKQPQLLSQAKPDENNVLEQVKNYSSEAQNQNSLSQVTSVSQFSDVQPTDWAFQALQSLVERYGCIAGYPNGTYRGNRALTRYEFAAGLNACLDRVNELIATATGDLVTKQDLATLQRLQEEFSAELATLRGRVDSLEVRTAELEANQFSTTTKLVGEAIFAVTDSFGDNDTNNTVFQNRVRLDLQTSFTGQDTLHTRIAAGNAPALTLPGGTFEGTQTFNLSPGDNNAIIDWLSYYFPLGNSQVYVAATGGIHSDYVPTVNPYFEDFDGGNGALSTFASESPIYRIGGGAGIGVNLGFGGSSTFKPSLTLGYFGSESNSPVAGSGLFEGNYAALGQLNLNVGDRITLAATYVHGYHGRGSALFDAGSVTGSVVGTSQANFVAGANPNVVGSGNPYNSNSYGIEAAFRPSDKLSISGFVLYSDITGFGADDNGEVWSYGVGVALPDFGKQGNVLGIFAGAQPYLGGVSDYKPYHVEGFYKYRVSDNISITPGVIWLTNPGQTGGNNEDAIIGTLRTTFNF, from the coding sequence ATGTCTTATCATCTACTGTGGAAAACTCTAAGGCTAAGTCCATTGGTTTTAGGGGCAACTGTGTTTGTTTCGGCTAGTGCAATGGCTGCTGAAACTGCTGCAAACTCAACAAAACAGCCGCAGTTGTTATCCCAAGCTAAACCTGACGAAAATAACGTCTTAGAACAAGTTAAAAACTACAGCAGTGAAGCTCAAAACCAAAATTCACTGTCTCAAGTCACATCAGTTTCTCAGTTTTCTGACGTACAGCCAACTGACTGGGCATTTCAAGCGTTGCAATCTTTAGTCGAACGCTACGGTTGTATTGCTGGATACCCCAACGGTACTTATCGCGGCAACCGAGCATTAACCCGTTACGAATTTGCCGCTGGTTTGAATGCTTGTTTAGATCGAGTTAATGAACTGATTGCAACAGCAACTGGTGATTTGGTCACAAAACAAGATTTGGCAACTCTTCAGCGTTTACAAGAAGAATTTTCGGCTGAATTAGCGACTCTGCGCGGTAGAGTAGATTCTCTAGAAGTACGAACTGCTGAACTAGAAGCAAATCAGTTTTCCACGACAACAAAACTAGTAGGTGAGGCGATTTTCGCTGTCACTGACAGCTTTGGCGATAACGACACCAACAATACTGTTTTTCAAAATAGGGTACGTTTAGATTTACAAACTAGTTTCACAGGTCAAGACACTCTACACACCCGGATTGCTGCTGGTAATGCACCCGCATTAACTTTGCCGGGTGGTACATTTGAGGGAACCCAAACCTTTAACCTGTCTCCTGGCGATAACAATGCCATCATTGATTGGTTGTCATATTACTTCCCCCTAGGCAACTCTCAAGTTTACGTTGCCGCTACTGGAGGTATTCATAGCGATTACGTTCCCACCGTTAACCCATACTTTGAAGATTTTGATGGTGGTAACGGTGCTTTATCTACCTTTGCCTCCGAAAGCCCCATCTATCGGATTGGCGGCGGCGCAGGTATCGGCGTTAACTTAGGCTTTGGTGGTAGTAGTACCTTCAAACCTTCATTAACATTGGGCTATTTTGGATCTGAATCGAATAGTCCGGTTGCAGGTTCAGGTTTATTTGAGGGTAACTATGCAGCTTTGGGACAGTTAAATTTGAACGTAGGCGATCGCATTACCTTGGCTGCCACCTACGTACACGGTTATCATGGCAGAGGCAGCGCTTTATTTGATGCTGGCTCAGTCACTGGTTCTGTAGTTGGTACATCTCAAGCCAACTTTGTTGCTGGTGCCAACCCTAACGTTGTTGGTAGTGGCAACCCCTACAATAGTAATTCCTATGGTATAGAAGCTGCTTTTAGACCCAGCGACAAACTGTCAATTAGTGGCTTTGTACTGTATAGCGATATCACAGGTTTTGGTGCTGATGATAACGGTGAAGTGTGGAGCTACGGTGTTGGGGTAGCCTTGCCAGACTTTGGTAAGCAGGGCAACGTTTTAGGAATTTTCGCAGGCGCACAACCATATCTAGGAGGTGTCAGCGATTATAAACCATATCACGTTGAAGGATTCTACAAATATCGTGTGAGCGATAACATTTCTATTACCCCTGGCGTAATTTGGTTGACCAATCCTGGTCAAACTGGTGGCAACAATGAAGATGCAATCATTGGCACGCTAAGAACTACCTTCAATTTCTAA
- a CDS encoding precorrin-8X methylmutase — MNASCLTIKELSDAVGGGLTPRMVRHYHQLGILPQPVRSPSNYRLYTQKDVIRLQRIVALKQQGFQLNHIRHILEVEPETDTTVNLMGQLQQQYRTVIQQIAQLRQTASALEGLLGRDRHCQVMQAEVLAQLKLIEVETQVGLGELDKLWSGLDAEVHSHSEAFAESLQHLLPDLSERSEIEQHLISQLVLACGDVSLVSFIKLSQAAIAASREALKSSCEIFVDIPTVGAALDQTRLVHLGCQVITLIDNPHVTTATEAELEFWQRQEWQEKLQQVTKGCILVVGYAPSVLLEVCAAINQQQIQPALVIGMPIGFSHAPAAKRQLMQQDIPFITIEGTLGGGLLAATSLNALVESLIEKPDCHCYTRK; from the coding sequence ATGAATGCTAGTTGTTTAACCATTAAAGAACTTAGTGACGCAGTAGGTGGCGGTTTAACTCCGCGGATGGTGAGGCACTACCATCAATTGGGGATACTACCACAACCAGTGCGATCGCCTAGCAATTATCGCCTTTACACACAAAAAGATGTGATCAGGTTGCAACGGATTGTGGCACTCAAACAGCAAGGGTTTCAACTCAACCATATTCGCCACATTTTGGAAGTGGAACCAGAAACAGATACAACCGTAAATTTGATGGGACAACTCCAACAACAATATCGAACAGTAATCCAGCAAATTGCTCAACTGCGACAAACTGCATCAGCCCTAGAAGGATTATTAGGACGCGATCGCCATTGTCAAGTTATGCAAGCTGAAGTACTGGCTCAACTCAAGTTAATAGAAGTAGAAACCCAAGTCGGATTGGGAGAACTAGATAAGTTGTGGAGTGGCTTGGATGCCGAAGTTCATAGTCATTCGGAAGCTTTTGCAGAATCTTTACAACACTTACTACCTGACTTGTCTGAGCGTTCTGAAATTGAACAACACTTGATATCGCAGCTGGTTTTAGCTTGTGGTGATGTGAGTTTAGTATCTTTTATCAAATTGAGTCAAGCAGCGATCGCTGCTAGCCGGGAAGCTCTCAAATCAAGCTGTGAAATTTTTGTAGATATCCCCACAGTTGGGGCAGCTTTAGATCAAACTAGATTAGTTCATTTAGGTTGTCAAGTTATAACTTTGATTGATAACCCTCATGTCACCACAGCCACAGAAGCAGAATTAGAATTTTGGCAGCGTCAAGAATGGCAAGAAAAATTACAGCAAGTCACTAAAGGTTGCATCTTAGTGGTTGGATATGCGCCTTCGGTGCTATTAGAAGTGTGTGCAGCTATTAATCAGCAACAAATTCAGCCAGCATTAGTAATTGGGATGCCAATTGGTTTTAGTCACGCTCCCGCAGCCAAGCGACAACTGATGCAACAAGATATACCATTTATTACCATTGAAGGTACTTTAGGCGGTGGTTTGTTAGCTGCTACTTCTTTAAATGCTTTAGTTGAATCATTAATTGAGAAACCAGATTGTCATTGTTATACCAGGAAATAG
- a CDS encoding tetratricopeptide repeat protein, with the protein MQQQHQTLIQPLITTGQVIILEAESGRSRRQVLQQWLQDAQNHGASTWLLTCDFEEDGVWAGLKDLIAGLLPQIQQQAPELIIKHSYELTIILPALRRQISVQNAALTDTAIFQEKVRNYPIDRAYRIVHGLINLLDAWYKYTDGSPWVIACDRFHRAGTLVRMFFTELIRRRGQQLNLTLLIAIDPGCQQTTTSQFDAKVVKQFVCLDLQPEPEASVSPQEMTKLAQKLEQQVGSDLLEIEIHLPQLIRYWQLAERPDKAVLWQARALGIYNHHGFYHEALVYAQVVSDHLESLCGQDEERRWNLVGNIFGCNTAAGNVTQAQKVVEQEALAKIKDPRQRVRIYYVMAMLYARYLPNRDLTKAAEYLETALADLPGLDLPDKDKYFLTSFTLNGLALVRHRQGKSLQAIELCRQAIKLLNTYLHPDQHRLHRSVLLYNIAQVLAVTGPYQEAIAQFTDAIAMDPNYSEYYNERGNVYLKMGDLDKALKDYLKAIELSPPYQEVWTNLGLCYRQRGQMVEAVQAYSVAFDLNPYTVPSLIGRAEALEVLEQPEAALVDYNTAIALNPNQPMFFANRARLYYEIGRLPEALADLNQAIALSQDDAELYQNRAVALIALGYFENAVDDLQTYLRLNPNAQDRTQIEGQLASLLDFSKV; encoded by the coding sequence ATGCAACAGCAACATCAGACTCTCATCCAACCCCTAATTACTACTGGTCAGGTAATTATACTTGAGGCAGAATCTGGTCGATCGCGTCGGCAAGTATTGCAACAATGGCTTCAGGATGCTCAAAATCATGGGGCAAGTACTTGGCTACTAACTTGCGATTTTGAAGAAGACGGCGTATGGGCTGGTCTCAAGGATTTGATTGCAGGATTATTACCTCAGATACAACAGCAAGCACCAGAGTTAATTATTAAACATAGTTACGAATTAACAATTATTTTACCAGCATTACGACGACAGATATCGGTGCAGAATGCCGCTTTGACGGATACTGCTATTTTTCAGGAAAAGGTGCGTAACTATCCTATTGACCGAGCTTATCGGATTGTTCATGGATTAATTAATTTACTTGATGCTTGGTACAAATATACCGATGGTTCTCCTTGGGTAATTGCTTGCGATCGCTTCCATCGCGCTGGTACTTTAGTAAGGATGTTTTTTACAGAATTAATCCGCCGTCGTGGTCAGCAACTAAATTTAACTTTGCTAATTGCTATTGATCCCGGATGTCAACAAACTACCACTAGTCAGTTTGATGCCAAAGTTGTCAAACAGTTTGTCTGTTTAGACCTACAGCCTGAACCAGAGGCTTCAGTATCGCCCCAAGAAATGACCAAATTGGCACAAAAATTAGAACAGCAAGTAGGAAGTGACTTGTTAGAGATAGAAATTCATTTGCCACAATTAATTCGTTATTGGCAACTGGCTGAACGGCCGGATAAAGCTGTGTTATGGCAAGCAAGGGCGCTGGGAATTTATAACCATCATGGCTTCTATCATGAAGCATTAGTTTATGCTCAAGTAGTCTCAGATCATCTAGAGTCTCTTTGTGGTCAGGATGAAGAAAGGCGTTGGAATCTAGTAGGTAATATTTTTGGTTGTAACACGGCTGCGGGAAATGTAACACAAGCCCAAAAAGTAGTCGAACAAGAGGCTTTAGCAAAAATAAAAGACCCTCGTCAACGTGTGCGGATATACTACGTCATGGCTATGCTATATGCTCGCTATTTGCCCAACCGAGATTTAACTAAAGCCGCAGAATATCTAGAAACAGCTCTAGCAGACTTGCCGGGGCTTGATTTACCAGATAAAGATAAATATTTTCTGACTTCGTTTACACTCAATGGGCTAGCTTTAGTTAGGCATCGCCAAGGGAAATCATTACAGGCAATAGAACTGTGTCGGCAAGCAATTAAATTGCTGAATACTTATTTGCACCCAGATCAACATCGGCTGCATCGCTCAGTTTTATTGTATAACATTGCTCAGGTCTTAGCTGTTACTGGCCCTTACCAAGAGGCGATCGCTCAATTCACTGATGCCATAGCAATGGACCCTAATTATTCTGAGTATTACAATGAGCGCGGCAATGTGTACTTGAAGATGGGTGATTTAGACAAAGCCTTAAAAGACTATCTCAAAGCTATCGAATTAAGTCCACCCTACCAAGAAGTATGGACGAACTTAGGACTGTGTTATCGACAAAGAGGGCAAATGGTTGAAGCGGTTCAAGCTTATTCTGTTGCTTTTGATTTGAATCCATATACAGTTCCATCTTTAATAGGTCGAGCCGAAGCATTGGAGGTTTTAGAGCAGCCTGAGGCAGCTTTAGTAGATTACAACACGGCAATAGCCTTGAATCCCAACCAACCTATGTTCTTTGCTAACCGTGCCAGACTGTATTATGAGATCGGACGCTTACCAGAGGCATTAGCTGACCTAAATCAAGCAATTGCCTTGTCACAGGATGATGCAGAATTATACCAAAACCGAGCAGTTGCTCTGATTGCTTTGGGTTACTTTGAAAATGCTGTAGATGATCTACAAACCTACCTACGATTGAATCCTAATGCTCAGGATCGCACTCAAATAGAGGGTCAGTTAGCAAGTTTACTAGATTTTAGTAAAGTATAA
- a CDS encoding heavy metal translocating P-type ATPase codes for MLYPQRFTQFTKEHADTLAALFCGFLLFLGWFALHLGSLGWAMLLLPAAYVIGGYESAREGLTTLIKEKELDVDLLMIVAALGAAGLGLWRREYHLIIDGAILILIFAISGALEGYAMRRTERSIRSLMSLTPDTARVLFKGQEEMLPINQLKVGDEIIVKPGELIPTDGVIISGYSTLNQAAITGESLPIEKTIGDEVFAGTLNGYGALKLQVHKPASSSLIQRVIRLVEQAQTQAPPSQEFIELFERKYARVIVIAGVLLAILPPFIWGWDWETTIYRALTFLVVASPCALMAAIMPTLLSGIANGARQGILFKNGAQLEKIGKVQAIAFDKTGTLTTGQVQVSQVIANSNYSQKNVLKIAAALESNSEHPIAQAIIQAAGDLGGMRGIEVQAIPGQGITGIVNNQQVIVGNVAFVQQYVSQLPEELKDLVASLEREGKTVVWVAQESNKNEYEIVGAIAIADILRPEAASTIARLRQMGIAEIIMITGDNQRTADSFAQAVGIERVYAELLPEDKLDVIRSLQKQYQTVAMVGDGINDAPALAQASVGIAMGITGSDVALETADIVLMADKLEKIVAAIKLGRRSQAIVKQNIVVALGFIMVLILGNFLGNVNLPIGVIGHEGSTVLVTLSGLRLLK; via the coding sequence ATGCTCTACCCCCAGCGTTTTACCCAATTCACCAAAGAACATGCAGATACCTTAGCAGCCCTATTTTGTGGGTTTTTGTTGTTTCTTGGGTGGTTTGCTTTGCATCTAGGTTCGCTAGGCTGGGCAATGCTATTGTTACCTGCTGCTTATGTGATTGGTGGTTACGAAAGCGCCCGTGAGGGACTAACAACACTAATTAAAGAAAAGGAACTAGATGTAGATTTGTTGATGATTGTGGCAGCCCTTGGTGCAGCTGGCTTGGGTTTATGGCGCAGGGAATATCATCTTATTATTGATGGGGCAATTTTAATTCTCATCTTTGCCATTAGTGGCGCACTAGAAGGCTACGCCATGCGACGGACTGAGCGTAGTATTCGCAGTTTAATGAGTTTGACACCAGACACAGCCAGGGTTTTATTTAAAGGACAAGAAGAAATGCTGCCCATCAACCAGTTAAAGGTGGGGGATGAAATTATTGTCAAACCAGGCGAACTAATTCCTACTGATGGAGTGATTATTTCTGGTTACAGTACCCTTAATCAAGCTGCAATTACTGGTGAATCTTTACCTATAGAGAAAACTATAGGTGATGAAGTATTTGCAGGTACACTTAACGGGTACGGGGCGCTAAAACTCCAAGTACATAAACCAGCATCAAGTAGTTTGATTCAGCGTGTAATTCGCTTAGTAGAACAAGCACAAACCCAAGCACCACCTTCTCAAGAATTTATTGAACTGTTTGAACGCAAGTATGCGCGAGTAATTGTAATAGCTGGGGTGTTATTGGCTATTCTGCCTCCATTTATTTGGGGCTGGGACTGGGAAACTACAATTTATCGCGCTTTAACTTTTTTAGTTGTAGCTTCTCCTTGTGCGCTGATGGCTGCAATTATGCCTACATTACTTTCGGGAATTGCTAATGGTGCAAGACAGGGGATTTTGTTTAAAAATGGGGCGCAGTTAGAAAAGATTGGCAAAGTTCAGGCGATCGCTTTTGATAAAACTGGTACTCTAACAACAGGACAGGTACAAGTATCTCAAGTAATTGCTAATAGTAATTACTCGCAAAAAAATGTATTAAAAATAGCAGCAGCTTTAGAGTCTAATTCCGAACATCCTATTGCTCAGGCTATTATCCAGGCAGCCGGTGATTTAGGCGGAATGCGGGGAATTGAAGTACAAGCTATACCTGGACAAGGAATTACAGGGATTGTCAACAACCAACAGGTGATTGTAGGGAATGTAGCTTTTGTACAACAATATGTTAGTCAGTTACCAGAAGAATTAAAAGATTTAGTCGCATCCTTGGAACGAGAAGGGAAAACCGTTGTTTGGGTAGCACAGGAAAGTAACAAAAATGAATATGAGATCGTAGGTGCGATCGCGATTGCAGATATACTACGCCCAGAGGCAGCCTCAACTATTGCGCGTCTGCGGCAGATGGGAATTGCAGAAATTATCATGATTACAGGAGACAACCAACGAACTGCTGATAGTTTTGCCCAAGCAGTGGGAATTGAGCGAGTATATGCCGAACTTTTACCTGAAGATAAACTAGATGTGATTCGTAGTTTGCAAAAACAATATCAAACTGTGGCAATGGTAGGGGATGGCATTAATGATGCACCCGCCTTAGCTCAAGCATCTGTAGGTATTGCAATGGGAATAACGGGTAGTGATGTCGCCTTAGAAACGGCAGACATCGTGCTAATGGCTGATAAATTAGAGAAGATTGTTGCAGCAATCAAATTAGGTAGGCGATCGCAAGCCATAGTCAAACAAAATATAGTAGTAGCCCTAGGATTTATTATGGTACTAATCTTGGGTAACTTTCTAGGAAATGTTAACCTACCCATTGGCGTAATTGGGCATGAAGGTTCTACAGTCTTAGTTACTCTGAGTGGTTTGAGATTGCTGAAATAA
- a CDS encoding high light inducible protein produces MPNPKKTIPSVSNSPNTAPWGFTPQSKIWNGRFAMIGFLSVVLLEVFSGKGVLHFWGIL; encoded by the coding sequence ATGCCAAACCCTAAAAAGACTATACCTTCGGTTTCAAACAGTCCAAATACTGCGCCTTGGGGCTTTACTCCTCAAAGCAAAATTTGGAACGGTCGTTTTGCAATGATTGGTTTTTTATCTGTCGTTTTACTGGAAGTTTTTTCTGGCAAAGGAGTTTTACACTTCTGGGGCATTCTATAG
- a CDS encoding helicase HerA domain-containing protein produces MPKSSWSLDVQYRVRNLLKELLSYVLSYREDLQLQYKWEDEDSRPKLIVKTQRRSIQNLAHFEQQSHFYEAINRLKDLNIFEDRRFHTRGKDYWHFALRLWSKDQQINLREFDKEWQSRKTDKSKKLEYKKQPKIEKNNVIDDDSQSVFSRADNIHQRSFAIGTEIDTSSIIYLDLDSILQNNIGVFGNSGTGKTFLTKLLLSGLIHQQASVNLIFDLHSEYGRETALRNQKFNTAKGLRNLFPNEVETYVTDTESVLCRSVLDVQEFYLSYDQIEVEDIKLVSHELGISEDNLDNANILYTEFGKSWITQLLNMTNDEIQMFCQEKRGNKDSIMALQRKLLRLDSLKNMRTVVLHNYINQILRSLEAGKNVVVEFSPQSDMLCYMLLANMICRRIHSYYVKKTEKFWQTKNQKDAPRRLVITIEDAHHLLNSNTVRNTIFHTLIRQSWKFYITLFIVERYPSRIDKEVMSELGTRITGFLNHEDINAIFTDVASNQNLRSMMSKLNSSQQALIFGYGITTPVVLQTRSYDAKFYDEISNRCSST; encoded by the coding sequence ATGCCAAAAAGTAGCTGGAGTTTAGATGTTCAATATCGAGTCAGAAATTTGTTAAAAGAATTGCTATCTTATGTTTTGAGTTACCGCGAAGACCTCCAGTTGCAATACAAGTGGGAGGATGAGGATAGTAGACCTAAGTTAATTGTTAAAACACAGCGAAGATCTATACAAAATCTGGCTCACTTTGAACAACAAAGTCATTTTTATGAAGCTATCAATCGTCTTAAAGACTTGAATATTTTTGAAGATAGACGCTTCCATACAAGAGGAAAAGACTACTGGCACTTTGCTTTAAGACTTTGGAGTAAAGATCAACAAATAAATCTAAGGGAGTTTGATAAAGAATGGCAATCTAGGAAAACTGATAAATCGAAAAAATTAGAGTATAAAAAACAGCCTAAAATAGAAAAGAATAATGTCATTGATGATGATTCTCAGTCTGTATTTAGTAGAGCAGATAATATTCATCAGCGCAGCTTTGCAATAGGAACAGAAATTGATACAAGTAGTATTATCTATTTAGATTTAGATAGCATTTTACAAAATAATATTGGCGTGTTTGGTAACTCAGGAACGGGCAAGACATTCCTGACTAAATTGCTACTATCGGGTCTTATTCACCAACAAGCATCTGTGAATTTAATTTTCGATCTCCACTCTGAGTATGGAAGGGAAACTGCATTGCGTAATCAGAAATTTAATACAGCAAAAGGCTTGCGTAATCTGTTTCCTAATGAAGTAGAAACTTACGTTACTGATACTGAATCTGTACTTTGCCGAAGTGTACTTGATGTACAAGAGTTCTATCTCAGTTACGATCAAATTGAAGTAGAAGATATAAAATTAGTTAGTCATGAATTAGGAATATCTGAAGATAATCTGGATAACGCTAACATCTTGTATACGGAGTTTGGCAAGTCTTGGATTACCCAATTGTTGAATATGACTAATGATGAAATCCAGATGTTTTGTCAGGAGAAGCGAGGAAACAAAGATTCAATTATGGCATTGCAGCGCAAATTACTGCGACTGGATTCTCTAAAAAATATGAGGACTGTTGTACTGCATAATTATATTAATCAAATTTTACGTTCGTTGGAAGCAGGTAAGAATGTTGTGGTGGAATTTAGTCCTCAATCGGATATGCTCTGTTATATGTTGCTCGCAAATATGATTTGTAGGCGCATTCACAGTTACTATGTCAAGAAAACTGAAAAGTTTTGGCAAACAAAGAATCAGAAAGATGCACCCCGCCGCCTAGTAATAACCATTGAAGATGCTCATCACTTGCTAAACTCCAACACAGTTCGTAATACTATTTTTCATACTCTTATTCGTCAATCTTGGAAGTTCTACATCACTTTATTTATTGTAGAGCGATATCCTTCAAGGATTGATAAAGAAGTGATGTCTGAGCTTGGTACTCGTATTACTGGTTTTCTTAATCATGAAGATATTAATGCAATATTTACCGATGTTGCTAGCAATCAAAACTTACGTTCTATGATGTCCAAGCTCAATTCTAGCCAACAAGCTCTCATTTTTGGTTACGGAATTACTACACCAGTAGTGTTACAAACACGATCTTACGATGCAAAATTTTATGATGAAATTAGTAATCGCTGTTCTTCAACCTAA
- a CDS encoding AAA family ATPase yields MLKRIYIDNFRGLVNFELNFDSINLFIGANGSGKSTVFESLRKIQTFLTISCGAGEVFKYSDCTRWQPSLIQRFELEISGNGGDYKYELAIEHNIQHNCHVKYERLYFKNNLLLNIENGKVQLADDNSHISEFPLTTTHSAILLLLETGNTKLKWFQNRMERLIIVQIIPSFMKNGSSKEQVQLNWKMENFVSWYRYITKNKHKSEDLINVLNSLLDGLVGIKFEYLSEEFGTLKLQFSANEDQTRIIDYRLSELSDGQKALFALYTFLYCTESEDYTLCIDEPENFLALTEIQPWLIQLYDFCSEGKLQALLISHHPELINYLLASPMGYWFERQMNAPVRVRKISNEVAENTGLPISELIARGWLYEPA; encoded by the coding sequence ATGCTAAAGCGAATCTATATTGATAACTTTCGTGGCTTGGTAAATTTTGAACTGAATTTTGACTCAATTAACCTATTTATCGGTGCTAATGGTTCAGGAAAATCAACTGTTTTTGAATCTTTGAGAAAAATTCAAACCTTTTTAACTATTTCTTGTGGTGCAGGAGAAGTTTTTAAATATTCTGACTGCACACGCTGGCAGCCTTCACTAATTCAACGTTTTGAGCTAGAAATTTCTGGAAATGGTGGCGATTACAAATATGAACTTGCTATTGAACATAATATACAACATAATTGCCATGTTAAATATGAGCGTCTGTACTTCAAGAATAACCTTTTATTAAATATTGAGAACGGCAAGGTACAACTTGCTGATGATAATTCACATATATCTGAATTTCCTCTTACTACAACTCATTCTGCAATTTTGTTACTACTAGAAACTGGCAATACAAAACTGAAGTGGTTTCAAAATCGCATGGAACGATTAATTATTGTACAAATTATTCCTAGCTTCATGAAAAATGGTAGTTCAAAAGAACAAGTACAGCTTAATTGGAAAATGGAAAATTTTGTTTCTTGGTATCGTTATATTACTAAAAATAAACATAAATCAGAAGATTTAATTAATGTACTAAATTCCTTATTGGATGGTTTAGTAGGAATAAAGTTTGAATATTTAAGTGAAGAATTTGGAACTTTAAAGTTGCAATTTTCAGCCAATGAGGATCAGACAAGAATAATTGATTATCGTTTAAGTGAACTATCTGATGGGCAAAAAGCGCTTTTTGCTCTCTATACTTTCCTATATTGTACAGAATCAGAAGACTACACATTGTGTATAGATGAACCAGAAAATTTTTTAGCCCTAACAGAAATTCAGCCTTGGTTAATACAACTTTATGACTTTTGTAGTGAAGGAAAGCTACAAGCTTTGCTCATATCCCATCATCCTGAATTAATTAATTATCTTTTAGCATCACCTATGGGTTATTGGTTTGAACGTCAAATGAATGCTCCTGTACGAGTGAGAAAAATTAGTAATGAAGTTGCTGAAAATACTGGTTTACCAATTTCAGAACTAATTGCACGGGGATGGCTGTATGAGCCAGCGTAG
- a CDS encoding type II toxin-antitoxin system HicA family toxin, which translates to MKSISGKQLCKIVEQKGWVLRRITGSHHIYENSEAEQILSIPVHRNQDLKVGTLRALMKVAQLSEEDLL; encoded by the coding sequence ATGAAATCAATTTCTGGCAAGCAACTTTGTAAAATTGTAGAGCAAAAAGGCTGGGTTTTACGAAGAATTACTGGTAGTCATCATATTTATGAAAACTCTGAAGCAGAACAAATCCTGTCAATTCCTGTTCACCGCAATCAAGATTTGAAAGTTGGAACCTTGAGAGCCTTGATGAAAGTAGCCCAGCTATCAGAGGAAGATTTATTGTAA